The genomic window TCAAAAAAGCTTTTATGTCGGAATAATTTTTATGTATTATTGTTTATAGAAATTTTTATGGGCTCATTTTCCACATTTGTTGAAAGAATCCTTCGAAGCTTCTTGCTATTGCTTCTGATTTTATGTGTATCATTGTGAGTTCTTTATCGTAATTTGATATTAATACATTATCGTCTATTATTGTTGTTGCGCTAGGAGATAGATATGTTATTTCTTTTACTTCTGTATGCTTCAATCTTTTGTAGAATTTCCAGTATTCTGATCCTTTGTCTGAAAAAATCATTTTTGCATCTATTTTTTTACTTACTCTTTCTTTATGCCATTTTTTCCAGAAATTATTGAATATGTTATTTTTTCCAGAACGTACCCCCATGATTAATATTTTATCCGCGCCTTCAAGTAGTTCGTTCATCAATGGCTGCACTCCTTTAATTCCTATTATTAATGATACCGTTTGGAGCTTCTCGTCCATTTTTTGTATTTTTTTTAGTTCAGGAAGTATTTCTTTTAATTCTTTTTCTTTTTTTCTTAATTCAAATTCTTTCTCTTTCATATATGTAAGAATTGTTTCCGGGTTGTTTGCGATGAAGTATTTTACATTGTTTTCTATGACTGTTTTTACAAGACCTTTATCTGCTAATTTGTATAGAGTTTCGTAGATTTTTCCGCCTGAGATTTTTGCTTCTCTTACTATTTCTCCCGTTTTGCTTTTTCCTATTTTTAGAAGTGTTGTGTATATTATTGCTTCGTTTCTTGTAAGACCAGCACCTTCTATTAGCGTTTCATAATTATTCATTACTTACCACATGGTGGGAGGTGATATTTAAATATTTCTTTGAAAATTTTACTATTATTAAGTAAAAACAAGAGGTGAAAATATGAATTGGGTAAAAAACGCCGCAATTGCTTTGGGAATCTTTGTGACTGGTTATGTTGCTGGAGACATTGATTTATCACATAAAAGAGATTATGATAAATTTTTTGTGTCTGCGAATTATTTTAATCAAGATGAAAATGGCAATCCTCAAATTAATGCAGGGATTTGGCATGATGGTTATAGCATATTGCACGTGAAGGACATGAATAGGATTTGCGATGTTAAAAAAGAAATGTATGATAAACTTGCTAATGAGTTTTATGATGCCCAAGATCTTTATAACTTGTCAAGGGAAAGAAATGTAGTTGATTCAAGTGCAATAAAAAATTTGGAACTTGCCGAAAAAAAATTTAGTTATGATACACTAAATGTTTTGCTTGAAAGTAAATTAAAAGAAAAGAAATTGGTTACTGGTGGAAACTTTTCGACAGATGTAAGAAGCGGAATTGTCGATGTGTATTTTGATCTTAAATAAGTTCATCTCACACTTTCGTATCCGCCTTCAACACCGTTCTTGCTGAGAACAATCTGCCATAATTGGTTGTGTCTTGCCTTAAATGTCCCGACAAACATTCTAAGGTAGTATTCCCACATTTTGTAGAATCTCTCATCATATTTGTGTTTTAGTTTCGGCCATGCAGATTTGAAGTTTTTAAACCACGAGTCTAGTGTGTACGAATAGTATATTCCGAAGTTGTGCAGGTCTTCTATCATAAAATATGGTTCTGATGCTTGTGCTAATTGTTTTACAGATGGAAGTTTTCCGTCTGGAAATATATACTTATGAATCCATGGATCTCCCGGTCCTGTGTTCGATTCCTTGCTTCCTATTGTGTGCAATAAAAATATTCCATCATCTCTCATGCATTTGTTTGCTGTTTTGAAGTATTCTTTGTAGTTCTTTGGTCCTACGTGTTCAATCATCCCAATGGAGACTATTCTGTCGAATTTTTTGTCGAGTTTTCTGTAATCTATTACTTCTATTGTTATGGGTAGTCCTTTGCAGTTTTCTCTTGCAAGTTTTGCTTGTTCTTTGGAAACAGTCACTCCATGCCCTTTTACTCCGTATTTTTGTGCTGCGTATTTTAATAAGCCGCCCCATCCGCATCCGATGTCAAGTAAGGTCATTCCTTTTTTTAGCTTGAGTTTCTTGCAAATTAAATCCATTTTGTCAAGTTGTGCTTGGTCAAGCGTTTTTGCTTTTTTCCAGTATCCACATGAATAATTCATGTATTTGTCAAGCATTGCTTTGTACAAATCATTTCCTGTGTCGTAATGCCATTCTCCTATGTGGTATGCTTTTGTTTTTTGCTTGTTGAGAAGTTTTGCTGCAAGATAGGGGCCTATTATGTTTTTTAGTCCGATTGCTTTTGCATCCAGTCTTGCTCTAATTATTTTTTCGAATAATTTTTCTAAGCTTTTGCAGGTCCACCATCCGTCCATGTATGATTCTCCTAATGCGAGCGATCCTCCCGATAGGACTCTTTTGTATAATCTTTCGTCGTGCACTTGTATATCTTCGGGTCTTGACCCGTTGATTTTGATATCTGCTTGGTTTAGAAGTTCTATTATTGCTTTTTTGTATTTATTCATAATAATTTCCTCCACTTATTTGTTTTATGTTTAGTAGTATTTATTTTTTATCATATAAAACTTCCATATTGTAAATAATTTTTTAGCACAACTATTATAAAACATTCTTAATTCATTTGTCTTAATATGATGGGTCAAGATAATTCAGGATTAAGCGCTATTTGGACGGAAAAATTTAGACCAAAAAACTTTTTAGAAGTAAAAGGTCAAAAGGAAATAGTAAACAGAGTGAAAGCATTCGTAGAAACAAAAAACATGCCTCACTTGTTATTTTCAGGACCTGCAGGCGTAGGTAAAACAACACTCGCATTAGTTATTGTAAGGCAAATGTTTGGTGATGCCTGGAGAGAAAACTTCTTAGAATTAAATGCATCAGACGAAAGGGGAATTGATGTAGTTCGTCAAAAAGTAAAAGATTTTGCAAGAACAAGAAGCATAGGGGATGTTCCTTTCAAAATAATTTATTTAGATGAATCAGACGCTCTAACAAAAGAGGCTCAACA from Candidatus Woesearchaeota archaeon includes these protein-coding regions:
- the cfa gene encoding cyclopropane fatty acyl phospholipid synthase; the protein is MNKYKKAIIELLNQADIKINGSRPEDIQVHDERLYKRVLSGGSLALGESYMDGWWTCKSLEKLFEKIIRARLDAKAIGLKNIIGPYLAAKLLNKQKTKAYHIGEWHYDTGNDLYKAMLDKYMNYSCGYWKKAKTLDQAQLDKMDLICKKLKLKKGMTLLDIGCGWGGLLKYAAQKYGVKGHGVTVSKEQAKLARENCKGLPITIEVIDYRKLDKKFDRIVSIGMIEHVGPKNYKEYFKTANKCMRDDGIFLLHTIGSKESNTGPGDPWIHKYIFPDGKLPSVKQLAQASEPYFMIEDLHNFGIYYSYTLDSWFKNFKSAWPKLKHKYDERFYKMWEYYLRMFVGTFKARHNQLWQIVLSKNGVEGGYESVR